Proteins co-encoded in one Sulfurimonas sp. HSL1-2 genomic window:
- a CDS encoding response regulator, producing MLQLRRLLVAVMLLAAGAFAALNQAISVGAFSSADAAQARIAEVKNHLMQDEAVAALLNKARFSFTVEQVKGLYRSELTGFTDETDLHAVMTSVKGVVPDAYYVTRTAVTAEARTAPAAAPVPVQEEEGIFVVDETDVVAETPAVGTPEPLPAAAAPVPATVTPAPKGPATAIVDTVPAPVASTEVTASSDLPEPPLDGTSSMLLYSIILALVALLILLYIARRKRQPSDLFPQHEKADFEELAEKFTASSAAEHVPETETAAEAPEAPETAPIEEEFKPEPAVKIEETPFYEEAAEEPAPVVFETFEEEMPEAAQEAPEAALEVPAAPVTPAETVTRKKRELPADLGSVTKERLAEFAGNRLLIAEDNLINQKVISRLLEGSGMEIVIANNGREALNMLNENPNYNMVLMDAHMPVMDGFEATQAIRQDPRFDAITVVALSGDVGADDIRKMREAGMEEQLAKPLRVDALYAVMYQYLNLASEAVEDEEEEALPELKTHGADTALNAAVGLDICAGDKVMYAEILDEFVASYNQADNLVRSYLRANDDTKLVAFMLDVKGVASNIGADALAEAAETLREAVLINRVDEYVKLADAFAATLHKTMAAIESFKTTL from the coding sequence ATGTTACAGTTACGTCGTCTTCTTGTTGCCGTTATGCTCCTGGCCGCCGGGGCATTTGCCGCACTCAACCAGGCCATTTCCGTCGGTGCGTTCAGCAGCGCCGATGCCGCCCAGGCCCGCATTGCCGAGGTGAAAAATCACCTGATGCAGGACGAAGCCGTCGCTGCGTTGCTCAACAAAGCGCGCTTCAGCTTCACCGTCGAGCAGGTCAAAGGGCTCTACCGCTCCGAACTGACCGGCTTCACGGACGAAACGGATCTTCACGCTGTGATGACGTCTGTGAAGGGTGTTGTACCCGACGCCTACTATGTCACCCGCACCGCCGTCACCGCAGAGGCACGAACCGCACCTGCCGCGGCACCGGTCCCTGTCCAGGAGGAGGAAGGCATCTTCGTCGTTGATGAAACCGATGTCGTCGCGGAGACTCCGGCCGTCGGAACCCCCGAACCGCTCCCCGCAGCTGCGGCACCCGTACCCGCAACCGTGACACCGGCACCGAAGGGGCCGGCCACCGCGATTGTCGACACGGTGCCCGCCCCTGTCGCCTCCACGGAGGTTACTGCCAGCAGCGATCTGCCCGAACCGCCCCTCGACGGCACCTCCTCAATGCTGCTGTACAGCATCATACTGGCACTCGTCGCCCTGCTGATCCTGCTCTATATCGCCCGCCGCAAACGCCAGCCTTCCGATCTTTTCCCGCAGCATGAAAAAGCGGATTTCGAAGAGCTTGCGGAGAAGTTCACCGCCTCTTCGGCCGCCGAGCACGTCCCTGAAACGGAAACAGCCGCCGAAGCGCCGGAGGCACCCGAGACCGCGCCGATAGAAGAGGAGTTCAAACCCGAACCGGCCGTCAAGATCGAAGAGACCCCGTTCTACGAGGAAGCGGCCGAGGAGCCGGCACCGGTCGTATTCGAAACCTTTGAAGAGGAGATGCCGGAAGCTGCCCAGGAAGCACCTGAAGCAGCGCTGGAAGTTCCGGCCGCTCCGGTCACCCCTGCGGAAACCGTCACGCGCAAAAAACGTGAACTGCCGGCGGACCTGGGCTCCGTCACCAAAGAGCGGCTGGCTGAATTCGCCGGCAACCGTCTTTTGATCGCCGAAGACAACCTGATCAACCAGAAGGTGATCTCACGCCTTCTGGAGGGGAGCGGGATGGAGATCGTCATCGCCAACAACGGCCGGGAAGCCCTGAATATGCTCAACGAAAACCCCAACTACAACATGGTCCTGATGGATGCCCACATGCCGGTCATGGACGGCTTCGAAGCAACACAAGCCATTCGTCAGGACCCGCGTTTTGACGCTATAACGGTTGTCGCGCTGAGCGGGGACGTCGGGGCCGATGATATCCGCAAGATGCGCGAAGCGGGCATGGAGGAGCAGCTGGCCAAGCCGCTGCGTGTCGATGCCCTTTATGCGGTAATGTACCAGTACCTGAACCTTGCGTCGGAAGCGGTTGAAGACGAGGAGGAAGAGGCGCTTCCGGAACTGAAAACCCACGGGGCGGATACGGCGCTCAACGCCGCAGTGGGTCTGGACATCTGTGCCGGCGACAAAGTGATGTACGCCGAGATCCTCGATGAGTTCGTCGCCTCCTACAACCAGGCCGACAATCTTGTCCGCAGCTACCTCCGGGCCAACGACGATACCAAGCTCGTCGCCTTCATGCTCGACGTCAAGGGTGTCGCGTCCAATATCGGGGCCGACGCCCTTGCCGAGGCGGCGGAAACACTTCGCGAGGCGGTACTCATCAACCGGGTCGATGAGTACGTCAAACTGGCGGACGCCTTCGCCGCGACGCTGCACAAAACGATGGCCGCCATCGAAAGCTTCAAAACAACCCTCTAA
- a CDS encoding alpha/beta fold hydrolase, which produces MTVVLTVIGVIVLLWGVLFLLWPRLVFAPVYYPKRDAFHLHPERFRGLEQVRGGNVVLEGIVYEPESPRSTVFYFGGKEQDSVALVSKLSERFPDWRIIAFNYRGYGRSGGRPGERVLLEDAVALVAYAKERFGPLMLMGYSLGGSVAAYAASRTDVTRLILVAPFYDIPSLARRRVPFFPGWLMRCRFETARYLGGVSAPVSIYASRDDEIVPLEQSLALKEKAPLLAVHKVYSGYNHAEILGSERFIADVSKVC; this is translated from the coding sequence GTGACGGTTGTTCTGACGGTCATCGGCGTGATCGTGCTGCTTTGGGGTGTGCTTTTTCTGCTGTGGCCGCGGCTGGTTTTCGCCCCTGTTTATTACCCCAAACGTGACGCGTTCCACCTGCACCCGGAGCGCTTCCGGGGGCTCGAGCAGGTGCGCGGCGGCAACGTCGTGCTGGAAGGCATCGTGTACGAGCCGGAGTCGCCCCGCAGCACCGTCTTTTATTTCGGCGGCAAGGAGCAGGACAGCGTGGCGCTGGTCAGTAAGCTCAGCGAGCGTTTCCCCGACTGGCGTATCATCGCGTTCAACTACCGCGGTTACGGCCGCAGCGGCGGAAGGCCGGGCGAACGCGTTCTGCTCGAGGATGCCGTTGCGCTGGTGGCCTATGCCAAAGAGCGTTTCGGCCCGCTGATGCTGATGGGCTACAGCCTCGGCGGCAGCGTGGCCGCCTATGCCGCTTCGCGCACCGACGTGACGCGGCTCATCCTTGTCGCACCTTTTTACGATATTCCCTCCCTCGCGCGCCGCAGGGTGCCTTTCTTCCCGGGGTGGCTGATGCGCTGCCGTTTTGAGACGGCCCGTTATCTCGGCGGCGTCAGCGCACCGGTAAGCATCTATGCCAGCCGGGACGACGAGATCGTGCCGCTTGAGCAGAGCCTTGCGCTGAAGGAGAAGGCGCCGTTGTTAGCTGTCCATAAAGTATACAGCGGGTACAATCATGCAGAAATACTCGGCAGCGAACGTTTCATCGCCGACGTCTCAAAGGTGTGCTGA
- a CDS encoding VacJ family lipoprotein has translation MKRLFLTMILGFSLLYSQEGASAAPAPSDQIGPLAHLSGPEDEVFDDGFDIGGFEDEFTDVAAEPVYDPLEGYNRWMTGFNNTLFDYLLDPVISTYNFILPEPIRVSINNIFNNLYYPVSLVNNLLQLKFEYALSETGRFIINSTFGFAGMFDTAMQIGVEPHVEDFGQTLGHYGVGNGMPIVLPFFGPSNLRDITGDLLDFYVNPVYYVEPRTYNIPRNTYEGWGLVGAKRFNKFSLYKQEYLQIRREALDFYPFMRDAYEQNRNKLISE, from the coding sequence ATGAAAAGACTGTTTTTAACGATGATATTGGGGTTTTCGCTGCTTTATTCCCAGGAGGGAGCATCGGCCGCACCCGCCCCGTCAGACCAGATCGGCCCCCTTGCACACCTCTCCGGTCCCGAAGACGAGGTCTTCGACGACGGCTTTGACATCGGGGGCTTCGAAGATGAGTTTACGGATGTGGCCGCGGAACCGGTCTATGACCCGCTCGAAGGGTACAACCGTTGGATGACCGGCTTTAACAACACCCTCTTCGATTACCTCCTCGATCCGGTCATCAGTACCTACAATTTCATCCTGCCCGAACCGATCCGGGTCTCCATCAACAATATTTTCAACAACCTCTATTACCCCGTCAGCCTGGTCAACAACCTCCTGCAGCTCAAATTCGAGTACGCGCTGAGCGAGACCGGGCGTTTCATCATCAACTCCACTTTCGGCTTCGCGGGGATGTTCGATACGGCCATGCAGATCGGCGTGGAACCCCATGTCGAGGACTTCGGCCAGACCCTGGGCCATTACGGCGTCGGGAACGGCATGCCGATCGTCCTTCCCTTCTTCGGTCCGAGCAACCTGCGCGACATCACCGGCGATCTGCTCGATTTCTACGTCAACCCTGTCTACTACGTGGAGCCGAGAACGTATAATATTCCCCGCAATACATACGAGGGGTGGGGACTGGTCGGCGCCAAGCGTTTCAACAAGTTCTCCCTCTACAAACAGGAGTACCTGCAGATCCGCAGGGAAGCCCTGGATTTCTACCCCTTTATGCGCGATGCCTACGAGCAGAACCGCAACAAACTGATATCGGAGTAA
- a CDS encoding MMPL family transporter, which yields MLKRFYTGFVFRHPWLVIAIVLLTAAVMGTQAVKLSVDASAETLLLENDKDLAYSRLVAKRYRGQDFLVITYTPEADLLAPRTLEDIRTLAAALLKIEGVDSVNSILNVPLLESPPKPVKELLEKIPSIAAGDANLTLAREEFKHNPLYVSNLVSPDLKTTALQVNLVRDDRYYELLDHLNALRAADDNGSLTAEGETQLADATAAFKDYRDIARERDHRMILAVRDTLRTHDTAGELFLGGVTMIADDMVTFVKRDLKTYGVAVLALLILVLWTVFRQKRWVALPVLISALSIGITVGLLGMLGFEITVISSNFISLQLIITISIIIHLIVRYRELALAKPSATEKELVLQSTLSMSKPTFFAIITTIAGFASLMLSGIKPIIALGWMMSIGISVSLIITYLLFPAVNVLLKRKQPKTTFDKEFSVTKILATFTERHGALTLIASVALIAYSVTGAQRLVVENSFINYFKPSTEIFQGMSVIDRQLGGTTPLDITIDLPQAPAAETVAERSGSSDGFDEFDEFAEEFNAEAQGAQYWFTDSRMQVVRRVHEWLENVPHVGKVLSLGTMLEVGRTLNNGRELDNFELALLYNEMPAKFADIILKPYVSIEHDQARFALRIIDSDADLRRADLLKELHDGLINEVGIPPEHLHISGLMVLYNNMLQSLFESQIATLGVMAVLLFLMFWALFRSFKTAVVAIIANLVPVGTVFGVMGWSDIPLDMMTITIAAISIGIAVDDTIHYIHRFRIELAKDGDYVAAMHRSHESIGYAMSYTSAAIMIGFVILVLSVFIPTIYFGLLTVLVMFMAIVADLLLLPKLILLLRPFGQLTKKVAN from the coding sequence ATGCTTAAACGCTTCTATACCGGTTTCGTTTTCCGCCACCCGTGGCTCGTCATCGCCATCGTGCTGCTGACGGCGGCAGTGATGGGAACACAGGCCGTCAAACTCAGTGTTGACGCCTCGGCCGAAACCCTCCTGCTTGAAAACGACAAGGACCTCGCCTACTCCCGCCTCGTCGCCAAACGCTACCGCGGCCAGGACTTCCTCGTCATCACCTACACGCCCGAAGCCGACCTGCTCGCCCCGCGGACCCTTGAAGACATACGGACCCTCGCTGCGGCGCTCCTGAAGATCGAAGGGGTCGACTCCGTCAACTCCATCTTGAACGTGCCGCTCCTGGAGAGCCCCCCGAAACCCGTCAAAGAGCTGCTCGAGAAGATCCCCTCGATCGCGGCGGGCGATGCAAACCTGACGCTGGCCCGCGAGGAGTTCAAGCATAACCCGCTCTATGTCTCCAACCTCGTCAGCCCGGACCTCAAGACAACGGCCCTGCAGGTCAACCTCGTCCGCGACGACCGCTACTACGAGCTGCTCGACCATCTCAACGCGCTGCGCGCGGCCGATGACAACGGCAGCCTTACCGCGGAGGGCGAAACCCAGCTTGCGGATGCGACCGCCGCCTTCAAGGATTACCGCGACATCGCCCGCGAACGTGACCACCGCATGATCCTGGCCGTCCGCGACACCCTGCGCACGCACGACACCGCCGGGGAGCTCTTCCTCGGCGGTGTGACGATGATCGCCGACGACATGGTCACCTTCGTCAAACGCGACCTCAAAACCTACGGCGTGGCGGTCCTGGCACTGCTGATCCTCGTGCTTTGGACGGTCTTCCGCCAAAAACGGTGGGTCGCCCTGCCGGTGCTGATCTCCGCCCTCTCCATCGGGATCACGGTCGGGCTGCTGGGGATGCTCGGGTTCGAGATCACCGTCATCTCGTCAAACTTCATCTCCCTGCAGCTCATCATTACGATCTCCATCATCATTCACCTGATCGTACGCTACCGCGAACTCGCCCTCGCCAAACCTTCGGCCACCGAAAAAGAGCTGGTACTCCAAAGTACCCTCTCCATGTCCAAACCGACCTTCTTCGCCATCATTACGACGATTGCCGGTTTTGCCTCGCTGATGCTCTCGGGGATCAAACCGATCATTGCACTGGGCTGGATGATGAGCATCGGGATCAGCGTCTCCCTGATCATCACCTACCTGCTCTTCCCGGCCGTCAACGTCCTGCTCAAGCGCAAACAGCCCAAGACAACCTTTGACAAAGAGTTCTCCGTCACCAAGATCCTGGCGACCTTCACCGAACGCCACGGCGCCCTGACGCTCATTGCTAGCGTGGCACTGATCGCCTACTCCGTTACCGGGGCGCAGCGGCTCGTCGTCGAGAACAGCTTCATCAACTACTTCAAGCCCTCGACGGAGATCTTCCAGGGGATGTCCGTCATCGACCGGCAGCTCGGCGGGACGACACCGCTGGACATTACCATCGACCTGCCCCAGGCCCCCGCGGCCGAGACGGTTGCCGAGCGTTCGGGCAGCTCCGACGGTTTTGACGAGTTCGACGAATTTGCCGAAGAGTTCAATGCCGAGGCACAGGGCGCCCAGTACTGGTTCACCGACAGCCGCATGCAGGTCGTGCGCCGGGTGCACGAATGGCTGGAGAACGTGCCGCACGTCGGCAAAGTCCTCTCCCTCGGCACCATGCTCGAAGTCGGCCGCACCCTTAACAACGGCCGCGAACTCGACAACTTCGAACTGGCCCTCCTCTACAACGAAATGCCCGCGAAATTCGCCGACATCATTCTCAAGCCCTACGTCAGCATCGAACACGACCAGGCCCGTTTCGCCCTGCGCATCATCGACTCCGACGCCGACCTGCGCCGTGCCGACCTGTTAAAGGAGCTTCACGACGGCCTGATCAACGAGGTCGGCATCCCGCCGGAGCATCTGCACATCTCCGGCCTGATGGTGCTCTACAACAATATGCTCCAGAGCCTCTTTGAGTCGCAGATCGCCACGCTCGGGGTGATGGCCGTCCTGCTGTTCCTGATGTTCTGGGCGCTCTTCCGCTCCTTCAAGACGGCCGTCGTCGCCATCATCGCCAACCTCGTGCCGGTCGGAACGGTTTTCGGGGTCATGGGGTGGTCGGATATCCCGCTGGATATGATGACCATCACCATCGCCGCCATCAGTATCGGGATCGCGGTCGACGACACCATCCACTATATCCACCGTTTCCGGATTGAGCTCGCCAAAGACGGCGACTACGTCGCGGCGATGCACCGTTCCCACGAGAGTATCGGCTACGCGATGAGCTACACCTCCGCGGCCATCATGATCGGTTTCGTCATCCTCGTACTCTCGGTCTTCATCCCGACGATCTACTTCGGCCTTCTGACCGTACTCGTCATGTTCATGGCAATCGTCGCGGACCTCCTGCTGCTACCAAAACTCATCCTTCTGCTGCGTCCTTTCGGGCAATTGACGAAAAAAGTTGCCAATTAA
- a CDS encoding porin, whose translation MKHIALSLAAALLAGTALYANELDELKAQIAELQEKTDALIDETSNLKTGFNYTTVDTNASVNGMGPAASKVYYSKSPLSIGGYGEMFWSSPDNDGAAGDAYTDVYRFVPYIGYKFSDNIVLNTELEFEHGGEEIAIEFMYLDFLLYEAFNLQVGNLLVPMGLINQRHEPTLFNTVQRPDVEKYLIPSTWHETGILAYGSFSDIGLSYTAGIINALALNNDNNMPGSVNKKWIRSGRIGSEENGPMQRVAFVGRVDYSGISGLLLGTSAYYGAATQGRPSGVNAFMYDFHGQYEKAGFKLKGLYTATSVSDAEKIWAEAADGAEGYYVNAEYDVLATLSTRYRLPVFVQYENYDPVSSVAGGTRPDLEQTNTTVGVNFFPHEQVVLKADYAMTDYHDSALEDYNVISVAMGFVF comes from the coding sequence ATGAAGCACATCGCACTTTCACTGGCAGCTGCCCTCCTGGCAGGCACGGCACTCTATGCAAACGAACTGGACGAACTCAAAGCGCAGATCGCCGAACTTCAGGAAAAGACGGATGCCCTGATCGACGAAACGTCGAATCTGAAGACCGGCTTCAATTATACGACGGTCGACACGAACGCCTCCGTCAACGGCATGGGGCCGGCAGCCTCCAAGGTCTACTACTCCAAGTCCCCGCTCTCCATCGGCGGGTACGGCGAAATGTTCTGGTCTTCGCCGGACAACGACGGTGCGGCCGGTGACGCCTATACGGACGTCTACCGCTTCGTTCCCTATATCGGGTACAAGTTCAGCGACAATATCGTTCTCAACACCGAGCTCGAGTTCGAACACGGCGGCGAAGAGATCGCCATCGAGTTCATGTACCTCGACTTCCTGCTCTACGAGGCGTTCAACCTCCAGGTCGGCAACCTGCTGGTACCGATGGGGCTCATCAACCAGCGCCATGAACCGACGCTCTTCAATACGGTGCAGCGCCCGGACGTCGAAAAATACCTGATCCCGTCCACCTGGCATGAGACGGGTATCCTCGCCTACGGGAGCTTCAGCGACATCGGGCTGAGCTATACGGCCGGGATCATCAACGCCCTGGCGCTGAACAATGACAACAATATGCCCGGTTCCGTCAATAAAAAGTGGATCCGCAGCGGCCGTATCGGTTCGGAGGAGAACGGCCCGATGCAGCGCGTCGCCTTCGTCGGCCGCGTCGACTACAGCGGCATCAGCGGCCTGCTCCTGGGGACTTCCGCCTATTACGGTGCCGCAACACAGGGACGCCCGAGCGGCGTAAACGCCTTTATGTACGACTTCCACGGCCAGTATGAAAAAGCGGGCTTCAAGCTCAAAGGGCTCTACACGGCCACCAGCGTCTCCGATGCGGAGAAGATCTGGGCCGAAGCGGCGGACGGTGCGGAAGGGTACTACGTCAATGCAGAGTACGACGTGCTCGCGACGCTTTCCACGCGCTACCGCCTGCCGGTCTTTGTCCAGTATGAGAACTACGACCCCGTCTCCTCCGTCGCCGGCGGCACGCGCCCCGACCTCGAGCAGACCAACACGACCGTCGGCGTGAACTTCTTCCCGCACGAGCAGGTCGTCCTGAAAGCCGACTACGCCATGACCGACTACCACGACAGCGCCCTCGAGGACTACAATGTCATCAGCGTCGCGATGGGCTTCGTTTTCTAA
- the hemH gene encoding ferrochelatase, translated as MAKNAVILLNMGGPNDLYEVQTFLHNMFNDPNILTMKSDLLRRFIASVITSNRTKSAQEVYQKLGGKSPIVGITKQLVAALQAKLGEDVIVDFAMRYTPPFADVSIERLKAEGVTHVYLIPLYPQYSTTTTKSSLEDYEARMHALGLKALVTEIKHFYTSATYNAVIIDRIREAMAGADAGAFELIFSAHGLPQKIVDKGDPYEHHVTEHVALLKPMLEAAGLAFADIHIAYQSKVGPLKWLEPSLEQKLESLECKKVLVFPIAFTIDNSETLYELDMEYREVAEELGYEDYRVAACPNDHPLFVEALASLYAKMRS; from the coding sequence ATGGCAAAAAATGCAGTCATATTGCTTAATATGGGAGGCCCGAACGACCTCTACGAGGTTCAGACCTTCCTGCATAACATGTTCAACGACCCCAACATTCTGACGATGAAGAGCGACCTGCTGCGCCGCTTCATTGCCAGCGTCATTACCTCGAACCGCACGAAGAGCGCGCAGGAGGTCTACCAGAAGCTCGGCGGTAAATCGCCCATTGTCGGCATTACGAAGCAGCTCGTTGCGGCGCTGCAGGCGAAACTGGGCGAAGACGTTATCGTCGATTTTGCCATGCGCTATACACCGCCCTTTGCGGACGTTTCCATCGAACGTCTGAAAGCGGAAGGGGTGACACACGTCTACCTGATTCCGCTCTACCCGCAGTACTCGACGACGACGACCAAGTCTTCCCTGGAGGATTACGAAGCTCGGATGCATGCATTGGGGCTGAAGGCTTTGGTGACGGAGATCAAGCATTTTTACACCAGTGCGACCTACAACGCGGTCATCATCGACCGTATCCGCGAGGCGATGGCCGGGGCGGACGCGGGGGCGTTTGAACTGATCTTCTCCGCGCACGGGCTCCCGCAGAAGATTGTCGACAAGGGCGATCCGTACGAACATCACGTGACCGAACACGTCGCGCTGCTGAAGCCGATGCTCGAAGCGGCGGGACTCGCCTTTGCCGACATCCATATCGCCTACCAGTCAAAGGTCGGCCCGCTGAAGTGGCTGGAACCCTCCCTGGAGCAGAAGCTCGAAAGCCTGGAGTGCAAAAAGGTGCTTGTTTTTCCGATCGCCTTTACGATCGACAACTCCGAGACCCTCTACGAGCTCGATATGGAGTACCGCGAAGTGGCCGAGGAGCTGGGGTACGAGGATTACCGCGTCGCCGCCTGTCCCAACGACCACCCGCTCTTTGTCGAGGCGCTGGCGTCGCTCTATGCGAAAATGCGTTCCTGA
- a CDS encoding HAD-IA family hydrolase: MRIVIFDMDGTLIDSQQDITCSINHVRAVNHALPAVESRSVVEWINRPLRNLPKLFYGTETYEARDRELFEAHYHEQCIKNPVLYPGIRETVETLHAGGVRLAVATNAPSSFATRMITHLGLAGYFEHIVGPDIAGASKPDPAMLHLILDTLGFHAGEHRAWMVGDNSKDIDAARQAGITGIFSTWGFSAEGEGDIVIEHPAALLEIV, translated from the coding sequence ATGCGTATTGTGATCTTTGACATGGACGGAACGCTGATCGATTCGCAGCAGGACATCACCTGTTCCATCAACCATGTCCGCGCCGTGAACCATGCGCTGCCGGCGGTAGAGAGCCGCAGCGTCGTCGAGTGGATCAACCGTCCCCTGCGCAACCTGCCCAAACTTTTTTACGGAACGGAGACCTACGAGGCGCGCGACCGCGAGCTGTTCGAGGCCCACTATCATGAGCAGTGCATCAAGAACCCCGTCCTTTATCCGGGGATAAGGGAAACGGTCGAGACGCTGCACGCAGGCGGGGTTCGGCTTGCCGTGGCGACGAATGCCCCGAGCAGCTTTGCGACGCGGATGATCACCCATCTCGGCCTGGCGGGATACTTTGAGCATATCGTCGGTCCGGATATCGCCGGGGCGTCGAAGCCCGATCCGGCGATGCTGCACCTGATCCTTGATACGCTCGGATTCCATGCGGGAGAGCACCGGGCATGGATGGTAGGCGACAACAGCAAAGATATCGATGCGGCACGACAGGCCGGTATCACCGGCATCTTTTCCACCTGGGGCTTCAGCGCGGAGGGCGAGGGCGACATCGTCATCGAACACCCTGCAGCGCTGCTTGAGATTGTCTGA
- a CDS encoding ABC transporter substrate-binding protein, whose protein sequence is MKKLFYLVLISLLLPLSAAAMEANEIGSVMRQKVDVVLSILNDHNLSKTERNSAIETEMDPYFDFVLMAKLSLGKSGWQEATPAQRKEYVVLFERRIKDFYMSKLDLYKDEVITLETPQEVKNRIYLNSYIVEKGEKKEVLYKFYHAKEGWLIYDVDVLGVSIIQSYRSQFAGELENGSIEQLLIKLRQPQPDA, encoded by the coding sequence ATGAAAAAACTGTTCTATCTTGTCCTCATCTCCCTGCTGCTGCCGCTCTCCGCAGCCGCCATGGAAGCCAACGAGATCGGCAGCGTTATGCGCCAGAAGGTCGATGTCGTTTTGTCGATCCTTAACGACCACAATCTGAGCAAAACCGAACGCAACAGCGCCATTGAAACCGAGATGGACCCCTATTTCGATTTTGTACTGATGGCAAAACTCAGCCTCGGCAAAAGCGGCTGGCAAGAGGCGACCCCCGCGCAGCGCAAAGAGTACGTCGTGCTCTTCGAACGCCGCATCAAGGACTTCTATATGAGCAAGCTCGACCTCTATAAGGACGAGGTGATCACCCTGGAAACACCACAGGAGGTCAAGAACCGCATCTATCTCAACAGCTATATCGTCGAAAAGGGCGAGAAGAAAGAGGTGCTTTACAAGTTCTACCATGCCAAAGAGGGGTGGCTCATCTACGACGTCGACGTCCTGGGTGTCAGTATCATCCAGTCCTACCGCAGCCAGTTTGCCGGCGAACTCGAGAACGGTTCGATAGAGCAGCTCCTCATCAAGCTGCGCCAGCCACAGCCTGATGCTTAA
- a CDS encoding FMN-binding protein, with amino-acid sequence MLKNLIITVFFLCAAAEAAPLISPIEAMQHAFGAQSEVTKKNKLINSEQAAAVTKLAKLKLETKIYRFYTAAIDGKAVGYGVLITRQVRQKDATVLYMIAPEGTIRAIEIVAFNEPPEYMPQNTYLEQFKGKDANATLRVGKDIPTISGATLSARNVTDGARLALALFETVIRKH; translated from the coding sequence ATGCTGAAAAATCTGATAATAACCGTCTTTTTCCTCTGTGCCGCTGCAGAAGCCGCGCCGCTCATTTCGCCCATCGAAGCGATGCAGCACGCCTTCGGTGCCCAGAGTGAAGTGACGAAGAAAAATAAACTGATCAACAGTGAACAGGCCGCCGCCGTCACCAAGCTTGCCAAACTCAAGCTCGAGACGAAGATCTACCGTTTTTATACCGCAGCAATCGACGGCAAGGCCGTCGGGTACGGGGTGCTCATCACGCGCCAGGTCCGCCAGAAAGATGCCACGGTGCTCTACATGATCGCCCCCGAAGGCACGATCCGCGCCATCGAAATCGTTGCCTTTAACGAACCGCCGGAGTACATGCCGCAAAACACCTATCTCGAGCAGTTCAAGGGCAAGGACGCCAACGCGACGCTGCGCGTCGGCAAAGACATCCCGACCATCAGCGGGGCGACGCTGAGCGCGCGCAACGTGACCGACGGCGCCCGCCTGGCCCTGGCGCTCTTCGAGACCGTTATCAGGAAGCATTGA
- a CDS encoding FAD:protein FMN transferase produces the protein MKPFVLLLLLLASLQAAERTRVMMGTFATVSVPDAGAGCIDRAFSAMTFVEKALSSYDPAAEVYRLNRDKTLAISPALYDALQSAERYYVQSSGYFDITIGALSRGAYRFGEKERLPGRAEIAGLPIGLKLLEFNTTTARLAPGAMLDFGGFGKGVGVDAAVTALRQCGVREGTVALSGDIRCIGRCLLAIQDPFSERTLMAFESVAPETGMSTSGDYRRFIGDKSHNHLIDPKTRTPERSFASITLVGTVRSGDLDAWTTAAAVMPPEKSVAFLRTLPVGYVLIYNDGTMVKSDNLSHYLRALEAKHEDD, from the coding sequence ATGAAGCCGTTCGTTCTGCTGCTGCTTCTGCTCGCGTCGCTGCAGGCCGCAGAGCGCACCCGCGTCATGATGGGTACTTTTGCCACCGTCTCCGTACCGGATGCCGGGGCCGGGTGCATCGACAGGGCCTTCTCGGCGATGACCTTCGTCGAGAAGGCGCTCTCATCCTACGACCCCGCCGCGGAGGTCTACCGTCTCAACCGCGATAAAACGCTGGCGATCTCGCCGGCGCTCTATGATGCCCTGCAGAGCGCGGAGCGTTACTACGTACAGAGCAGCGGTTATTTCGATATCACCATCGGCGCCCTGAGCCGCGGGGCCTACCGTTTCGGCGAGAAGGAGCGGCTGCCGGGCAGGGCGGAAATCGCCGGACTCCCGATCGGCCTGAAACTGCTGGAGTTCAATACGACGACCGCGAGGCTCGCACCCGGCGCCATGCTCGATTTCGGCGGTTTCGGCAAGGGGGTGGGGGTCGATGCCGCCGTCACTGCGCTGCGTCAGTGCGGGGTGCGCGAGGGCACCGTGGCGCTCAGCGGGGATATCCGCTGCATCGGCCGCTGCCTCCTGGCGATCCAGGACCCCTTCTCGGAAAGGACGCTGATGGCCTTCGAGAGCGTGGCCCCGGAAACGGGGATGAGCACAAGCGGCGACTACCGGCGCTTTATCGGGGATAAAAGCCATAACCACCTGATCGACCCCAAAACGCGCACCCCCGAGCGCAGCTTCGCCTCGATCACCCTTGTCGGTACCGTCCGAAGCGGGGACCTTGACGCCTGGACGACGGCAGCGGCCGTGATGCCGCCGGAGAAGAGCGTCGCCTTTTTGCGGACGCTGCCCGTGGGCTATGTCCTGATCTACAATGACGGTACAATGGTCAAAAGCGACAACCTGTCGCACTACCTGAGGGCGTTGGAGGCAAAGCATGAAGACGATTGA